Proteins encoded within one genomic window of Rhizobium favelukesii:
- a CDS encoding nucleoside kinase, protein MGIKNYLIEGGSGTGKTSVATELERRGYHVVHGDRVLAYVGDPETGQALAGPPEGADRIVWGYAHWIWPVDKVHAIAADTTYPATFFCGGSRNVHKFLDLFDKVFVLDIDVETLNRRLDGRPNEPGFEPAERALVLRYHHTREYLPVGINIDTAGTVPSVVDDILAQLT, encoded by the coding sequence ATGGGAATCAAAAACTATCTGATCGAAGGCGGTTCCGGCACTGGAAAAACATCGGTCGCTACCGAACTGGAGCGGCGGGGCTACCATGTCGTCCATGGTGACCGGGTCTTGGCCTACGTCGGCGACCCCGAGACAGGCCAGGCACTCGCAGGACCGCCCGAAGGCGCGGACCGCATCGTTTGGGGATACGCGCACTGGATCTGGCCTGTCGACAAGGTCCACGCTATTGCTGCCGACACCACATATCCTGCCACCTTCTTCTGTGGCGGCTCGCGCAATGTCCACAAATTCCTGGACCTATTCGACAAGGTTTTCGTACTCGACATCGACGTAGAGACGTTGAACCGACGATTAGATGGGCGGCCGAATGAGCCGGGCTTCGAGCCGGCCGAGCGGGCGTTGGTACTCCGCTACCATCATACCCGGGAATATCTTCCCGTCGGCATCAATATCGACACGGCGGGTACCGTCCCAAGTGTCGTCGACGATATCCTCGCTCAACTCACCTGA
- a CDS encoding ArsR/SmtB family transcription factor: MVQYLSPPLDLSFAALSDATRRGIIDQLGRGDASITSLADEFQMTLTGMKKHVQVLERAGLVVTQKVGRVRTCKLGKRGLKAEAEWIEAHRKLFEARFEALDEIISEMKQAGSHDSAS, encoded by the coding sequence ATGGTTCAGTATTTAAGTCCTCCCCTCGATCTCTCGTTTGCGGCGCTGTCCGATGCGACCCGCCGCGGGATCATCGATCAGCTTGGGCGAGGGGATGCGTCGATCACCAGTCTCGCGGATGAGTTCCAGATGACGCTGACCGGCATGAAGAAGCACGTCCAGGTTCTCGAGCGTGCGGGGCTCGTCGTCACGCAGAAGGTCGGACGGGTGAGAACATGCAAGCTTGGGAAACGCGGCCTCAAGGCGGAGGCCGAGTGGATCGAGGCGCATCGCAAGCTCTTCGAGGCTCGCTTCGAAGCATTGGACGAAATCATCAGCGAAATGAAACAGGCGGGAAGCCATGACTCAGCAAGTTAA
- a CDS encoding SRPBCC family protein encodes MTQQVNSAGGAQNRTSVERRGDRELVVTRTFNAPLSTVYRAWSQPELFQRWWVPKSVSGVSLVSCDMDVRTGGKYRLEFAATGSDTMAFYGKYLEVVPNERIVWTNDEGEEGAITTVTFEDQGGRTLVNFHEVYPSKEALEEALQGSAAALPEQLDQLDELLSSIGE; translated from the coding sequence ATGACTCAGCAAGTTAACAGTGCAGGTGGTGCGCAGAACCGCACGTCAGTCGAGCGCAGAGGGGATCGCGAACTCGTCGTAACGCGGACATTCAATGCGCCGCTGAGCACGGTTTACAGGGCGTGGAGCCAGCCTGAGCTGTTCCAGCGCTGGTGGGTGCCAAAATCGGTGTCCGGCGTTTCGCTCGTATCGTGCGATATGGACGTCCGTACCGGCGGCAAATATCGGCTGGAATTTGCCGCCACGGGTTCGGACACCATGGCCTTCTATGGCAAGTATCTCGAGGTGGTGCCGAACGAGCGCATCGTCTGGACCAACGACGAGGGCGAAGAGGGCGCGATCACGACCGTGACCTTCGAGGACCAAGGCGGGAGGACACTAGTGAATTTCCACGAAGTCTATCCGTCCAAGGAGGCGCTTGAGGAAGCACTACAGGGCTCGGCGGCCGCATTGCCGGAGCAGTTGGATCAGCTCGACGAATTGCTTTCCAGCATAGGCGAGTAG